The Roseicyclus marinus genome has a segment encoding these proteins:
- the secG gene encoding preprotein translocase subunit SecG — translation MENVILVVHLILAICLIGVVLLQRSEGGGLGMGGGGGVMTGRQAATALGKLTWAFAIAFLATSITLTIIAAQNSAGSSVLDRVGAGTTEEAPAADGSLLPPADALLPPVTGDAPALPPRTD, via the coding sequence ATGGAAAACGTCATCCTCGTCGTGCACCTGATCCTCGCGATCTGCCTCATCGGTGTCGTGCTCTTGCAGCGCTCCGAAGGAGGTGGGCTCGGCATGGGCGGCGGCGGCGGCGTGATGACGGGCCGGCAGGCCGCGACGGCGCTGGGCAAATTGACCTGGGCCTTCGCCATCGCGTTTCTGGCCACCTCGATCACCCTGACGATCATCGCCGCGCAGAACTCCGCCGGGTCCTCCGTGCTCGACCGCGTGGGCGCAGGCACGACCGAGGAAGCACCCGCCGCCGACGGCTCGCTCCTGCCGCCCGCCGATGCGCTCTTGCCGCCGGTCACAGGGGATGCGCCGGCCCTGCCGCCGCGCACCGACTGA
- a CDS encoding CTP synthase, with protein sequence MARYIFITGGVVSSLGKGLASAALGALLQARGFTVRLRKLDPYLNVDPGTMSPFEHGEVFVTDDGAETDLDLGHYERFTGVAARMTDSVSSGRIYSNVLEKERRGDYLGKTIQVIPHVTNEIKDFLRIGEDEVDFMLCEIGGTVGDIEGLPFFEAIRQFGQEKPRGQCIFMHLTLLPFIKASGELKTKPTQHSVKELRSIGIAPDILVCRSEGPIPAKEREKLALFCNVRPDAVIAAQDLASIYEAPLAYHREGLDQAVLDAFQISPAPKPDLSIWEDVADRIHNPEGEVRVAIVGKYTQLEDAYKSIAEALTHGGMANRVKVKAEWIDAEIFEREDPAPYLEGFDAILVPGGFGERGTEGKIKAAEFARTRKVPYLGICLGMQMAVIEAARNLASLGDAGSEEFDHEAGKKRFTPVVYHLKEWVQGNHKVKRKLTDAKGGTMRLGAYDAVLKEGSKVAEVYGSLAIEERHRHRYEVDIKYREALEAQGLCFSGMSPDGRLPEIVEVEDHPWFIGVQFHPELKSKPFAPHPLFRDFVRAAKENSRLV encoded by the coding sequence ATGGCGCGCTATATTTTCATCACCGGCGGTGTGGTCTCCTCGCTTGGCAAGGGTTTGGCCTCGGCGGCGCTGGGCGCGCTGTTGCAGGCACGCGGCTTCACCGTCCGCCTGCGCAAGCTCGACCCCTATCTCAACGTCGATCCCGGCACGATGTCGCCCTTCGAACATGGCGAGGTTTTCGTGACCGATGACGGTGCGGAAACCGATCTCGACCTTGGCCATTACGAACGCTTCACCGGCGTCGCGGCCCGCATGACGGATTCGGTCTCCTCGGGCCGAATCTATTCCAACGTGCTCGAGAAAGAGCGGCGCGGCGATTACCTCGGCAAAACGATCCAGGTGATTCCCCACGTCACCAACGAGATCAAGGATTTCCTCCGCATCGGCGAGGACGAGGTCGATTTCATGCTCTGCGAGATCGGCGGCACCGTCGGCGACATCGAGGGCCTGCCGTTTTTCGAAGCGATCCGCCAGTTCGGCCAGGAAAAGCCGCGCGGCCAATGCATCTTCATGCACCTGACGCTTCTGCCCTTCATCAAGGCCTCGGGCGAGCTGAAAACCAAGCCCACGCAGCATTCGGTCAAGGAACTCCGCTCCATCGGCATCGCGCCCGACATCCTCGTCTGCCGCTCCGAAGGACCGATCCCCGCCAAGGAACGCGAGAAACTCGCGCTTTTCTGCAATGTCCGCCCCGATGCCGTCATCGCGGCCCAGGACCTCGCCTCGATCTACGAGGCCCCGCTCGCCTATCACCGCGAAGGGCTGGACCAGGCCGTCCTCGACGCCTTCCAGATCAGCCCCGCGCCCAAGCCCGACCTCTCGATCTGGGAAGATGTGGCCGACCGCATCCACAACCCCGAGGGCGAGGTGCGGGTTGCCATCGTGGGCAAATACACCCAGCTCGAAGATGCCTACAAATCCATCGCCGAGGCGCTGACGCATGGCGGCATGGCCAACCGCGTCAAGGTCAAGGCCGAATGGATCGACGCCGAGATCTTCGAACGCGAGGACCCGGCGCCGTATCTCGAAGGCTTCGACGCGATCCTCGTGCCCGGCGGCTTCGGCGAACGCGGCACCGAGGGCAAGATCAAGGCCGCCGAATTCGCCCGCACGCGCAAGGTGCCCTATCTGGGGATCTGTCTGGGCATGCAGATGGCCGTGATCGAAGCGGCCCGCAACCTCGCGAGCCTGGGCGATGCAGGCTCCGAGGAATTCGACCACGAGGCCGGGAAAAAGCGGTTCACGCCGGTCGTCTACCACCTCAAGGAATGGGTGCAGGGCAACCACAAGGTCAAGCGCAAGCTGACGGACGCCAAGGGCGGCACGATGCGGCTCGGGGCCTATGACGCCGTGCTGAAAGAAGGCTCCAAGGTGGCCGAGGTCTATGGATCGCTCGCCATCGAGGAACGCCACCGCCACCGCTACGAGGTCGACATCAAGTATCGCGAGGCCTTGGAGGCGCAGGGCCTGTGCTTTTCCGGCATGTCCCCCGATGGCCGCCTGCCCGAGATCGTCGAGGTCGAGGATCACCCCTGGTTCATCGGCGTCCAGTTCCACCCGGAACTGAAATCCAAACCCTTCGCGCCCCACCCGCTGTTCCGCGACTTCGTGCGCGCCGCCAAGGAAAATTCCCGTCTGGTCTGA
- a CDS encoding adenylosuccinate synthase produces the protein MANVVVVGAQWGDEGKGKIVDWLSERADVIARFQGGHNAGHTLVIDGKVYKLNALPSGVVRGGKLSVIGNGVVLDPWHLVGEIASIRQQGVDITPETLMIAENTPLILPIHGELDRAREEAASAGTKIGTTGRGIGPAYEDKVGRRSVRVADLADDATLQARVDRALQHHNPLRRGLGIEEVDRDALLDKLRAIAPEILPYAAPVWKVLNENRKAGKRILFEGAQGALLDIDFGTYPFVTSSNVIAGQAATGVGIGPTAIDYVLGIVKAYTTRVGEGPFPTELTDADGQRLGERGREFGTVTGRKRRCGWFDACLVRQTCATSGVKGIALTKLDVLDGFETLRICVGYDLDGQRLDYLPTAAEQQARCVPVYEEMPGWSASTEGARSWADLPGEAVKYVRRIEELIECPVALLSTSPERDDTILVTDPFAD, from the coding sequence ATGGCCAATGTTGTCGTCGTCGGCGCCCAGTGGGGCGATGAAGGCAAAGGCAAGATCGTCGATTGGTTGTCCGAGCGCGCCGATGTGATCGCGCGTTTCCAGGGCGGTCACAATGCCGGCCACACGCTGGTGATCGACGGCAAGGTCTACAAGCTGAACGCGCTGCCCTCGGGCGTGGTGCGCGGCGGCAAGCTGAGTGTCATCGGCAATGGCGTGGTGCTGGACCCCTGGCACCTGGTGGGGGAGATCGCCTCGATCCGGCAGCAGGGCGTCGATATCACGCCCGAGACGCTGATGATCGCGGAGAACACGCCGCTGATCCTGCCGATCCACGGTGAACTGGATCGCGCGCGGGAGGAAGCGGCAAGCGCCGGGACCAAGATCGGCACGACGGGGCGCGGCATCGGCCCGGCCTATGAGGACAAGGTGGGCCGCCGGTCGGTGCGGGTGGCGGACCTGGCCGATGATGCGACGTTGCAGGCGCGGGTCGACCGGGCGTTGCAGCATCACAACCCGCTGCGGCGGGGGCTTGGCATCGAGGAGGTCGACCGCGACGCGCTGCTCGACAAATTGCGCGCCATCGCGCCCGAGATCCTGCCCTATGCCGCGCCGGTGTGGAAAGTGCTGAACGAGAACCGCAAGGCCGGGAAGCGCATCCTGTTCGAAGGGGCGCAGGGCGCTCTACTGGACATCGATTTCGGGACCTATCCTTTCGTCACCTCGTCCAACGTGATCGCGGGGCAGGCGGCGACGGGCGTGGGGATCGGGCCCACGGCCATCGATTACGTTCTGGGCATCGTCAAAGCCTATACGACCCGCGTGGGCGAGGGGCCGTTCCCGACGGAATTGACCGATGCCGATGGCCAGCGGCTGGGCGAGCGGGGCCGCGAATTCGGCACGGTGACGGGGCGCAAGCGGCGCTGTGGCTGGTTCGACGCCTGCCTCGTGCGCCAGACCTGCGCCACGAGCGGGGTCAAGGGCATCGCGCTGACCAAGCTCGACGTGCTGGACGGGTTCGAGACGCTGCGGATCTGCGTGGGCTATGACCTGGACGGCCAGCGGCTGGATTACCTGCCGACGGCGGCCGAGCAACAGGCGCGCTGCGTGCCGGTCTACGAGGAGATGCCGGGGTGGTCCGCCTCGACCGAGGGGGCGCGCAGCTGGGCCGATCTGCCGGGCGAGGCGGTGAAATACGTGCGCCGCATCGAGGAGTTGATCGAATGCCCGGTGGCCCTACTGTCCACCTCACCCGAGCGGGATGACACGATCCTTGTCACCGACCCGTTCGCGGACTGA
- a CDS encoding DUF2842 domain-containing protein, which produces MALSYKTRRRLSLVILIFGLPAYIALAWWIMSLFERPSIWLELGIYTILGILWALPLKAVFKGVGQADPDAPPRE; this is translated from the coding sequence ATGGCGCTCAGCTACAAGACCCGGCGGAGGTTGTCGCTGGTCATCCTGATCTTCGGCCTGCCTGCCTATATCGCGTTGGCCTGGTGGATCATGAGCCTGTTCGAGAGGCCGTCGATCTGGCTGGAGCTGGGGATCTACACGATCCTCGGCATCCTGTGGGCGCTGCCGCTCAAGGCGGTGTTCAAAGGGGTGGGCCAGGCCGACCCGGACGCGCCGCCGCGCGAGTGA